In Chryseobacterium oryzae, the genomic stretch ATCGTGTAAATGATCCCAAAACGATTGATGTACTTTTTCATGAATCCCCGTATCACCAATAATGGTAAGGTATTTCTGTTCAAAGTTAACGTGAAAAAGCACAGCATTTTTTTCAGTGGTCTTGTCACGACAAAGAGTTTTGAAAACTTCAAATGCTTTTTCGGCAATTTTTTCATCGGTTGTAGAATCTATATGTACACGTATTTCTCCGGTAGAAAGACTTTCTGCCGACTGAATAGCTTCCACAAGGGAAGCTATTTGTTGGTCTGTTAAAAAACGATTCATTATTATTCTGTGAAAACGCTTGGTGCATTTTCTGCTCCCGCCTGAGCTTTAAATAAAGGTTTTTCTTTAAAATTCGTAAAATTTGCCAGAATATTATTCGGAAACTGTTTAATAGCGATGTTGTAATCTTTTGCAGCATCGTTATAATTCACGGTTTCTACTCTAATGCTGTTTTCTATAGCAATATACTCTCTTTGGAAATTAATGTATTGCTGATCTGCTTTTAAGTTAGGGTAAGATTCTACAACAGCCATCAATCTGCTTAAAGCTCCCGTTAGTTCTCCTTGTGCAGCCTGAAATTTCGCCATATCTTCTTCGGTTAAATTTGAAGGATTGATGTTGATAGATGTTGCTTTCGAACGTGCCTCTACCACTTTTGTTAAAGTTTCCTGTTCAAATTTAGAATACGATTTTACTGTTCTTTCGAGATTAGGAATTAGATTGGCTCTTTTCTGATAAACTGTTTGGATATTAGACCATTTTGCGTCTACCGTTTGCTCCTTGTCTACAAAATTATTGTACCCATTTTTAGCCCATAATCCTCCGATTAATAAGATAACTATAATTACAACTCCGATAATTATTGCGCTAATGCAACCTTTATTTTTCATAGTTTAAAATTTTTAATGCTTTTTGTGCTACTCAAATATACAAATTAAGTGCTAATTTTGCGTAAAAATTAATAAATGACAACAATTGTGGTTGCAATGGGAGAAAATAATGAAATTGGTTCTGATAATCAGTTGTTATGGCATCTTCCAAAAGACTTAAAACATTTTAAAGATTTAACTTCAGGTCATCCCATCATTATGGGTAGAAAAACCTACGAAAGTATAGGTAAAGCACTTCCTAACCGTACTAGTATTGTTGTTTCCAGAAAAAAAGACTGGTTTGAGGAAGGAATTTTAATTGTGGGAAGCATTAAAGAAGCTGTTAAATTTGCAAAAAAAATAGACGAAGATATTTTCATCATCGGTGGTGGTAATATCTACGAGCAGACAATAGATATTGCCGATAGATTGGAAGTAACTTTAGTAAAAGCAAGTCTTAAAGCAGATACGTTTTTCCCATCAATTGATGCAAAAATATGGGTGAAAACCGATGAGATTTGTCATGAGAAAGATGAAAAAAATCAATACGATTTCTGTTTTCAAACCTACGAAAAAGCTGAAATAAAATAGTTGGAAGAATTCTAAGCTTCAACATTTAGCTTCTAACCGCTAAATGTTTTATCTTTGCACTTCTTAAAATTTAATCATGAACAAAAACATAAAAATAGCAATAGCAGCAATTCTTATTTTGGGAGGTCTTTACATGATGTTTTATACCAGAAGTTTGGGATGGGGAATTGTTGTATTTATCCTTTCTGCTTTTCCTATATTTCTATATTTCAAGAATGAAAATATCTTACTTGCTTTCTGGCAATTGAGAAAACAGAATATGGAGAAAGCTTCCAAATTTTTAAATAATATTAAAAATTACAAAACAGAACTCCATAAAAACCAGTATGGGTATTATCATTATCTTCAAGGTTTGGTTTTGGCACAAGATCACCCTACAAAAGTAGAACCGTTGATGAGAAAGGCTTTGGAATATGGGTTGAATATGAAACACGACCGTGCAATGGCTACGCTTAATCTTGCAGCAGGAGCAATTTCTAAAGGTAGAAAACAGGAAGGGCAAAAACTTTTGGAGGAAGCGAAGAGATTAGATTCTGCAGGAATGATGACCGACCAGATTAAAATGCTGAAGGATCAGCTGAAAATGCCAACTATGCAGAAGCATATGCACAACCCGAATATGAGAAACAGAGGTAAATTCTTTTAACAGAAAAAGATTTTATAATACAAAAAACGGCATCATTTATTTGATGCCGTTTTTATTTTTTTAATCAGTTTTTACATTTCAGAATTATTTTCATATCCGTAAAACTTTGGGATTTGCCAATGGTACTTTACGGCAAAAGTTCGGATGGCAACGATGAGTAATATGGTGAAAATCTGTATAAAGGTGTAAGAAAGCATGGTGAAATTGGTGAGTAGCAAAAATGCTGTACCTCCAATTATACACGCACTGGCATAAATTTCTTTACGGAATATTAAAGGAATTCTGTTGAGGAGAATATCGCGGATAATTCCTCCAAAACAGCCGGTTATGGTTCCTAAACCAATGCAGATTATTGGATGAATTCCTGCATTAAGACCTTTTTGAACTCCAATTATGGTAAATAATCCCAAGCCGAAACTATCGAAAATAAACAAGGTTACTTTAAAATTCTTTTCCATAGATTTGAAAATCATAGCAAAAATACTGGTTCCTAAAATCAGTCCGCACGTTAGCAAATCGCGCATCCAGAAAACCGGAATGCCCAACAGTAAATCTCTAACAGTTCCACCGCCAACAGAGGTAATAAACGCAATAATAAGAACCCCGAAAGGATCCAGCCTTTTCTGCATTGCAGCAAAACTTCCCGACATCGCAAAAGAGATCGTTCCAAGAATTTCTATAATCAGATTGAAGTTTTCGTGCATTCTGAAAGCTGTTTATGAAGTATTTTCGCTGAATTTTCAGCTTTTAATTCAGTGAAGAATATTTTAAGTTGTTTATTTTTCAATTCTTACGGCTTCGGGAACCAAAAGTTCGTACTCTCCGTTATGATTGATGATTTCTCTTACAATACTGCTGCTGATAAATGATTTTCCTGATGAGGTTAAAAGAAAAACGGTTTCCAGTTTTTTGTGTGCCAAAGTTCTGTTGGTATGTGCAATGGCTTTTTCAAACTCGAAATCTGCGGGATTTCTGAGTCCGCGAATAATGTATTGAGCATTTTTTTCGAAGCAATAATCTACGGTAAGACCTTCAAAAAAATCTACTTCAACATTCGGGAACTCAGCAACAGAATTTCTAATGAACTCCATTCTTTTTTCCAAAGGAAACATGTATTTTTTCTGAGAATTTTGTCCTATTGCAATAATTAATTTGTCGAAAAGAGGAGCTGCTCTTTCAATAATGTCATAATGTCCTAACGTAATCGGATCAAATGATCCTGGGAAAACAGCAATTTTCATGCGCAAGAGTTTTAAGTTTCGGGTTTAAATTTCAGCCGAATACAACCAAATTTAACCTCTAATTCTAACTTATGTAATTATTATTTATTTAAAGCTTTCTCCACTTCATTACCGCAGAGATCTTTAATAGAAATTCCGTAAATTTTGGCTTGTTGCGGAAGAATACTTGCGGGAGAAAATCCCGGATTGGTATTCATTTCGAGCATGTAGGGTATTCCGTCCATCAAAATAAATTCACTTCTGGAAAAACCACTCATACCGAGAGAATTGTATGCTTTTTTAGCAATTTCTTCGATACGGATTTTGGTTTCGTTGTCTATTCTTGCGGGCGTAATTTCTTCGGAAGCTCCTTCATATTTAGCTTCATAATCGAAAAATTCATTTTTAGGAACAATCTCGGTAATTCCAAGAACAATAGTTTCTCCTTTGAAATCTATAACACCTACCGAAACTTCCATCCCGTTTAAGAAACTTTCAATTAAAATTTCATCATCTTCTTTGAAGGCAATTTCTGTAGCAGCAAGGAGTTCAGATTTTTCTTTAACCTTAGATATTCCTAATGAAGAGCCAGATTGGTTAGGCTTAACAAAAAGTGGTAACCCTAGATTTTCTGTAATTTCTTCAACATTAATTTCTTCGCCTTTTCTAAGATAAATACTTTTTGCAGAAGGAATTCCGTACTTAGAAAGAACTGCCAATGTATCTTTTTTATTGAATGTTAAAGCACTTTGATAGAAGTTGCACCCCGTATATTTCTGTCCGATAGCGTCCCAATATGCCTGTAAAATTCCGTTTTCTCCAGGACTTCCGTGGATGATATTAAAGCATACATCAAATTTTAGATTCGTATTACCGTCTAGATTTACAGAAAAATCTCCTTTGTTAATAGGTTTTTTCTCATTATTTTCATCTAAGAAATACCATTCGTCCTTTAGAACAACTACTTTATACACATCATACAACTCACGGTCTAAAGAATCGTAAATTAACTGTCCGCTTTTAAGAGAAACTTTATATTCGTCAGAATAACCGCCCATCACTACGGCGACTTGCTTTTTACTCATATCAAAATTGTCAATAAAGGCAAATTTAAACAAATTATGTTTGGTAATATGTAATTTTTTCAATTTTAAAATCTAAAATGGTTCTAAAAAAGAAAGGAGAGGTTCTAAATTTTGAATTTTAATTTGTAAGCGGATATTTGCCTTTTCCACGAAGATTTTTATTGCAGATTTTGGTTGGGAAGCTAAAATAAGTTTTCGGAATATTTTCAGATTTCGATTATTAATTTAAAACATCAATAAATTTCTTTCCTGCTTTGTTCATTTTTAGTAAATTTGTCAACCTTTAAACTTTTAAAAAATTAAATACTAAAAATAATATGAATCTTCACGAGTATCAATCAAAAGAGATTTTATCAAAGTATGGAGTAGCTATCCAACGTGGTTTCGTTGCAAACAACGTAGATGAAGCTGTAGCAGCTGCTGAAAAATTGACTGCTGAAACCGGAGCACAAGGATGGGTTGTAAAAGCTCAGATCCACGCAGGAGGTCGTGGTAAAGGTGGTGGTGTTAAGTTTTCTCCGAATATGGATAAACTTAAAGAAAACGCTCAAAACATCATCGGAATGCAGTTGGTAACACCGCAAACTTCTGCTGAAGGTAAAAAAGTAAATTCTGTTTTGGTTGCAGAAGATGTATATTATCCTGGAGAAACAGAAACTAAAGAATTTTACGTTTCTATCCTTTTAGACAGAGCTGAAGGTAAAAATACAATCGTATATTCTACTGAAGGAGGTATGGATATTGAGCATGTTGCGGAAGTAACTCCTCATTTAATTCACAAAGAAATTATTGATCCTGCATTGGGGCTTCAAGGTTTTCAGGCTAGAAAAATTGCTTTCAACTTAGGTCTTGAAGGGAATGCTTTTAAAGAATTTACAAAATTCATCTCTAATCTTTACGCTGCTTATACAGGAATTGATGCTTCTCTTTTCGAAATTAACCCTGTTTTGAAAACTTCAGACAATAAAATTATTGCTGTAGATGCTAAAGTAACTTTGGATGATAATTCATTGTTCCGTCACAAAGATTTAGCAGAACTTAGAGATACAAGAGAAGAAGATCCTATGGATGTTGAAGCTGGTGAAGCTGGTCTTAACTTCGTGAAATTGGATGGTAACGTTGCTTGTATGGTAAACGGAGCTGGTCTTGCAATGGCAACAATGGATATCATTAAATTATCTGGAGGTAACCCTGCAAACTTCCTAGACGTTGGAGGAACTGCAGATGCACAAAGAGTACAGACTGCTTTCGGAATTATCTTAAGAGATCCAAACGTAAAAGCTATTTTAATTAACATTTTCGGGGGTATTGTAAGATGTGATAGAGTTGCTCAGGGAGTTGTAGATGCTTACAAAGCTATGGGTAGCCTTCCTGTTCCGTTGATCGTAAGATTGCAGGGAACTAATGCTGTTGAAGCTAAAAAATTAATTGATGAGTCTGGTCTTCCGGTTCACTCTGCAATTACTTTAGAAGAAGCTGCTAATAAAGTAAAAGAAGTTTTGGCGTAAGAACCGAAATTTTAACAATATTACAAACCGTTTCAATTTTGAAACGGTTTTTTTATGTGAAATCTTTTAATTGTTCAATTATTTACAAGGTTAAAAACACTGCGTATAAAAGCAATTATTATACGAGAAACATTCAATGAGAAACTGAATCTGGAAACACTCATTAAAAATGCTTATTTTTGTAAAAATTTTGGAACATTATCCGAATTTAAATTTTTAAAACTTCCCTATGGAATTGATACACAGAAACCTCGCGATCGGAATTCACGATGCTTTGCAGGAAACTTTTTTTGAGAAAAATAAATATGCAGATAAAGTTATAGAAAGACTTTTAAAAGCCCATAAAAAATGGGGAAGTCAGGATAGAGCTGTTGTTTCTGAAATCTTTTACAATATCATCCGTTGGAAAAAACGTTTAGAATATTACATGGGAGAAGGAGTAAAGCCAAACAATGTTTATAAGCTAATGTTGGCTTATCTCTTGTGGAGTAAAACCAATTATAAAAAGTTTGAGGAATTCGACGGAATAAAAATCGCAGATATTCTTACCAAACTCAAAAAAGGAACTGTTCCTACCAAAGCTATAGAGCATTCTATTCCCGAATGGCTTGCAGAAACTTTGGAAAAGGAGCTGGGTTCTAAGTGGGAAAAAGAAATGATGGCATTAAATGAACAGGCTCCTACTGTTTTAAGAGCCAATTCTTTAAAAACAACTACAAAAGAATTAATTTCTGACTTATCTGATGAAAACGTAGTTTCTTATCCCGTAAGAAATTATCCAGACGCCGTTCAGCTTGAAGAAAAAAAGAATGTGTTTCTTACCACAGCTTTTAAAGAAGGTTTGTTTGAGGTTCAGGATGCTTCATCACAGAAAATTGCCTATTTTTTAGATGTTAAAGAAGGTCAGCGTGTTGTTGATGCTTGTGCTGGAGCAGGAGGTAAAACGCTTCATTTGGCTGCGTTAATGGGAAATAAAGGTCAGATTATCGCTTTGGATATTTTCGATTGGAAACTTGCAGAGCTTAAACGCCGAGCAAAAAGAGCGGGTGCTCATAATATTGAGACAAGAACGATTACAGATAACAAAGTAATTAAACGTCTTCATGAAAAAGCAGACCGTTTATTAATAGATGCACCTTGTTCTGGTTTGGGTGTTCTTAAAAGAAATCCGGACAGTAAATGGAAAATAGATCAGGATTTTATAGACAGAATAAAAAAAGAACAGCAGCAGATAATTCAAGATTATTCTAAAATGCTTAAAGTTGGGGGTAAAATGGTGTATGCAACCTGTTCTGTACTGCCTTCCGAAAATAACGAACAGGTAGCGGAATTCATTTCGAAAAATCCTAATTTTAAACTCATAAAAGACGAAAAAGTAATGCCAAGTGAAGGTTACGACGGGTTTTATATGGCGTTGATAGAAAGGGTTTCTTAATTTTAGCAATACAAAGACAAACTGCTTTATCGTTGGTAAAGTAGTTTTCTGTTTTAAAAAGGATGATACTCTTTCGTGATTTCCTGTTTCACGAAATCCTGAGAATAAAAAACTTCATTATAAAATTATTATTTATCTTTGCCTTAATATTAAAGTATTTTAAAATATGCTTAAATCACTTTTCAACTGGAAAGTTTTACTCAATTTACTTCTTGCTATAGGTGTTTTTGTAGGTCTTATTTACCTTACTTTCCGATGGTTAGAATATCACACCAATCACGGACAAGAGGTTCCTGTTCCTAACGTGATGAATAAATCGGTGCACGATGCTGTAAAAATATTAGAAGATGCCGGGTTAGATTATGAAGTAGACAGTGCTGCTTACGATCCTAAATACAAACCGCTTCAGGTTTTAAAAGTATATCCGTCTCCGGGATCCCGTGTAAAAGACGGAAGAGCAATTCAGCTTATGGTAAATCCTAAAAGCTGGGCTCCTGTTGCAATTCCGGATGTTATCAATAAATATTCTGGTCTTGCATTCCAAAGATTAGAACAGGTTGGTCTGAAGGTTTCGGATACTATCTATGAGCCAAGCATTCAGAAAGATGCCGTTTTAAGGATTTTGTTTAAAGGAAATCCTGTGAACCCTGGTACAAAAATCCCAAGATTTTCTTTGGTAGACGTTGTGGTAGGTTCTGGCCCTCTAAGAAATATTGGTGTGCCTAATGTGGTAGGATTAACGGTAAAAGAAGCTAAAATGGTTATTGCCAAAAATCTTTTCGAACTGGGTGCTGTAAACCATGAAGACGGAGGTAATAGTGATTCTGATATCGTTTATTATCAAGATCCTGCATCGGGAGATATTCGTGATCAGGGAATGCAGATAGATTTGTGGGCAAGTAAAAAAACGCCTGCCGAACTTCGCAGTAAGATTGATGAGCTTAATTCTATGTATCGTATGAAAGTAGATACCACACTTCCGCCCATCCGATATGAAGAAGTTTCGGAAGTAGAAGAACCAAAAATAAAGGAACCTGCACCTGTGGTTCATCAGAAAAAAGAAGTTCCAAAAACAGAAAATGCAAAACCTTCGGGCGGAACTTCAGGAAAAAGCAATACACCGGCTGAAAAACCTAAAGCATCAGCTACGCCTTCTTCGGGGACTCAGGAGAAACCCAAGGCGAAAAAACCAATTATTAATTAATATAATTTCAAATATAAATTACAGCTTCAACTGAAATAATGTTGAAGCTTTTTATATAAATTAATATGATGACAGAAGATAACGAAGAATTTTTGGAAGAAGAATTTTCAGATTCTCAAACATCCGATTTTGATGACGAAAACAAAGGCCTCTATGAGCATTTCAATATTACGGTGGATAGTAAGCAGGAGCCTTTAAGAATTGATAAATACCTGCAGATTTTCAGACAAAACTCTTCAAGAAATAAAATTTCTCAAACCTGCAGAGCAGGAAATGTTGTCGTAAACAATATTCCGGTAAAGCAAAATTATCGAGTGAAACCGGGTGACCAAATTTCTGTGTTACTCGCTCATCCTCCAAGAGAAAACGTTATTATTCCGCAAGATATTCCCATTAATATTGTATATGAAGATGATGATTTGGTGGTGGTCGATAAAGAAGCCGGAATGGTTGTGCATCCCGGATTTGGAAACTGGGATGGGACTTTAGTAAATGCCTTAGCTTTCCACTTTCAAAATAATGGCGAAAAATCTGATCTGGATAGAGTAGGTTTGGTGCACAGAATCGACAAAGATACCTCCGGACTTCTCGTAATTGCTAAAAACGAATATGCTTTAAGTTTTCTCGCTAAACAATTTTTTGAAAGAAAAACAAAACGCCTTTATTGGGCATTTGTCTGGGGAAATGTTCAGGAAGATCAAGGGACAATTACGGGGCATATTGGCAGACATCCGAAGAACAGAATGCAAATGTATACTTACGTAGACGGAAGCCAAGGAAAACATGCGGTAACGCATTACAAAGTGTTAGAAAGATTTAAATACATGACTTGGGTAGAGTGTAAACTCGAAACCGGAAGAACACATCAGATACGGGCTCATTTTAAACACATCGGTCATACATTATTCAATGATGAGAGATATGAAGGGAATGTAGCTTTAAGAGGGGTTAATCTCCCAAAGTATAAACAGTTCATTAAAAATGTTTTTGAAGTTTTACCAAGACATGCCTTGCACGCACATACACTTGGTTTTATACATCCCACAACAAAAAAGGAATTGTATTTTGAAAGCCCTATGCCTAAAGATATGGCGGATGCCGTAAAAAAATGGAGAAATTATTTAGAAAACTAAAAATATATTGAGATTTTTTTTATATTTGTTGAATTGAAATCAAGATTTGTTATGAGAAAACTATATGCTATCGTATGTTTAGCTCTTTTGTCGAATGCATACAAAGCACAAGAATCATTACCATACTATCAGCAATATCTTTTAGATGGTGAGTTCCTGTTCAACCCTGCACAATACGGTAAAACTGACTATGTACAGCTTAATCTAAATTATCAGCAACAATTTTCAAAATTCAGCGAGTCTCCAAACGTACAGTCTGTGGGGATTAACGCTAATATTTTTGATAGAGTTGGAGCCGGTATTTCTGTTTTTAGAGACAGCAACGGTCCTATTTCTGCCGGTGGTATTACTGCGGGAGCTTCTTATTTTATCCCATTAAGCAGTGAAGGGGAAAGAAAAGATCAGTTTTCTTTTGGTACAAGTGTTAATTTTTATAATATGAATTTCGATTATTCTAAAATTAATACTCAAGATGGTTACGATCCTTTGTTACAAGGTAATGAAAGTAATATCTTTATGGTGTATGCTAACTTCGGTTTGGCTGCAACCTACAGAGGGATTTATGGAGGTGTTTCGGTAAATGATATCGCTTTAAGCAACGATCAGGCTATTGTAAACAATTACGAGCCTTCTCCAATTAAATTCTTCCTGAATTTAGGATACGATTGGAGATTGGCAGACAACATCGCTCTTACACCATCTGTTTTGGTTAATTTGAATACTAATTCTACGAGAATGACAGATTTCAACTTGATGGCAACTTTTTCTAACGACATCAACGCTTTCTCAATCGGTGCAAGTTACAGAACAGTACAAAACAGATTCGATAATCAGCAGTTAAGCATTTCACCAATTGTTAAAGTAAGATTCAACAAGTTTATGGTGGGAGCAACTTATAACCTTGGGATGTCCGATATTCAGACTTACGGAGGAAACAGCTTCATGATTGGTCTTGGTTATAACTTCGACAACTTTATCAATCATAGAGGATTTAGATATTAATATCAATTTAATTTGAATACATTTGAGCTCTGAAATTTTCAGAGCTTTTTTATTTATGATTTACCTTCACATTCCCTTTTGCAAACAGAAGTGCAGCTACTGTAATTTTCATTTTTCTACTTCTTTACAGTTTAAAGATGAAATGATTTCTGCAATGAAAAAGGAAATCTTTCTCCGCAAAGAAGAACTGCAAAATAATAGCTTAAAATCTCTTTATTTTGGAGGAGGAACACCTTCCATTCTTACAACCGATGAAATTCATTCTTTAATTGATGAGGTTTTAAAATATTTCAGCTTCGAAAAAGATGTTGAGATCACCTTAGAAGCCAATCCTGATGATCTGAATAGAACTTTTTTGAAAGATCTTTCAAAATCCCCGGTAAACCGCCTATCCATAGGAACACAAAGTTTTTTTGAAGAAGATTTAAAACTCATGAACCGTGCACATAACGCTTCGGAAGCAGAAAGCTCTATTAAAAGAGCTCAGGATTTTGGGTTTGATAATTTAAGTATCGACTTAATTTATGGTTCACCAAGTTCTAATTTGGAAATTTGGAAAGAAAATCTCAATAAAACGATTGCCCTGGAAATTCCTCACATTTCTTCGTATGCTTTAACGGTAGAACCTAAAACAGCCTTAGAAAACTGGGTTTCTAAAGGTAAAATTTCTACTCCGAAAGAAGAAGATCAGAATCTGGAATTCTATTACATGACCGATTTTTTAAAAGATCATGGTTTTGAACATTATGAAGTTTCCAATTTTGCAAAATCTGGATTTCATTCCAGGCATAATTCTGCCTATTGGAAGTATAAAGAATATCTGGGAATTGGCCCTTCCGCACATTCTTATAACGGAACAGATGTAAGAAGCTGGAATGTTGCCAATAATCAGCAATATATAAAGCAACTGAATTCTAATATTTTAGCCAAAGAAACCGAAATTCTTTCAGAGCAGGATCAGTTCAACGAAATGATTATGATTGGTTTAAGAACAATTTGGGGTGTAGATTTAGAAAATTTAAATCAGAAATTCTCAGAAAACATTTTGAATTATTTTAATAAAGAAATTCAGAATAAAATAGAAGAAGGAATTCTGGAAATTGAAAATAATCACCTCAAAATTCCTGAAAAACATTGGTTTATGGCAGACGGAATTGCTGCAGATTTGTTTCAGGTCTAAAAATTTTTAATCCCGAATCTCAGATTTAAAATCTTTAAGTATTTTTGCATTAAATTTCAAAGCATTTGAAAACTAAAAAACAAGATTATTCGCATCTTTCGTCTAAACAGCCCATTGGTATTTTCGATAGTGGAGTGGGAGGACTTACTGTGGCTAAAGAAATTAAAAGGCTGCTTCCAAACGAAGATTTAATATATTTTGGAGATACAAAACACCTTCCTTACGGTGAGAAATCCAAAGAAGCAATTATAGGGTATTCTACAAAAATTGCTAATTTTCTTCTAGAACAAAACTGTAAAGCGATTGTAATTGCATGTAATACAGCAACAGCAAATGCTTTGAACGAAGTGATGGAATCCGTAGCCGGAAAAGTTCCTGTTATTGACGTTATTAATCCTGTAGCCGAAAAAGTTTCATACGAAATTCATAATAATGTGGGCGTAATTGCGACGAAGGCAACGGTAAATTCTGGTTTGTACAAGAAGAGTATAAGAAAGCACAATAAATTTATTAAAGTAGATGAACTGGCAACTCCTCTTTTGGTTCCTGCCATAGAAGAAGGCTTTAAAAATCATCCTATTACTCATGCGATAATTTATAATTATCTAAGCAACAGTAAATTAAAGAATATTGAAACCTTGATTTTGGGCTGTACTCACTATCCGTTATTAATTGATGAAATTAAACAGTATTACGGAAACCGCGTACGAGTGATAGATTCTCCGAATATTGTTGCGAGTCATCTCAAGATTATTTTAGATAAATATCATCTGCTGAATGAAAACAATGCACATCCGGTATATCAATTCTATCTTTCGGATATCACGAAAAATTTCGAAAAAATCTCTAAAAAATTCTTTGGTAAAACAATAGATTTAGAGCTGAAAGTATTATAAAAAATCGGGAT encodes the following:
- a CDS encoding RluA family pseudouridine synthase, giving the protein MTEDNEEFLEEEFSDSQTSDFDDENKGLYEHFNITVDSKQEPLRIDKYLQIFRQNSSRNKISQTCRAGNVVVNNIPVKQNYRVKPGDQISVLLAHPPRENVIIPQDIPINIVYEDDDLVVVDKEAGMVVHPGFGNWDGTLVNALAFHFQNNGEKSDLDRVGLVHRIDKDTSGLLVIAKNEYALSFLAKQFFERKTKRLYWAFVWGNVQEDQGTITGHIGRHPKNRMQMYTYVDGSQGKHAVTHYKVLERFKYMTWVECKLETGRTHQIRAHFKHIGHTLFNDERYEGNVALRGVNLPKYKQFIKNVFEVLPRHALHAHTLGFIHPTTKKELYFESPMPKDMADAVKKWRNYLEN
- a CDS encoding PorP/SprF family type IX secretion system membrane protein, which codes for MRKLYAIVCLALLSNAYKAQESLPYYQQYLLDGEFLFNPAQYGKTDYVQLNLNYQQQFSKFSESPNVQSVGINANIFDRVGAGISVFRDSNGPISAGGITAGASYFIPLSSEGERKDQFSFGTSVNFYNMNFDYSKINTQDGYDPLLQGNESNIFMVYANFGLAATYRGIYGGVSVNDIALSNDQAIVNNYEPSPIKFFLNLGYDWRLADNIALTPSVLVNLNTNSTRMTDFNLMATFSNDINAFSIGASYRTVQNRFDNQQLSISPIVKVRFNKFMVGATYNLGMSDIQTYGGNSFMIGLGYNFDNFINHRGFRY
- the hemW gene encoding radical SAM family heme chaperone HemW translates to MIYLHIPFCKQKCSYCNFHFSTSLQFKDEMISAMKKEIFLRKEELQNNSLKSLYFGGGTPSILTTDEIHSLIDEVLKYFSFEKDVEITLEANPDDLNRTFLKDLSKSPVNRLSIGTQSFFEEDLKLMNRAHNASEAESSIKRAQDFGFDNLSIDLIYGSPSSNLEIWKENLNKTIALEIPHISSYALTVEPKTALENWVSKGKISTPKEEDQNLEFYYMTDFLKDHGFEHYEVSNFAKSGFHSRHNSAYWKYKEYLGIGPSAHSYNGTDVRSWNVANNQQYIKQLNSNILAKETEILSEQDQFNEMIMIGLRTIWGVDLENLNQKFSENILNYFNKEIQNKIEEGILEIENNHLKIPEKHWFMADGIAADLFQV
- the murI gene encoding glutamate racemase, with product MKTKKQDYSHLSSKQPIGIFDSGVGGLTVAKEIKRLLPNEDLIYFGDTKHLPYGEKSKEAIIGYSTKIANFLLEQNCKAIVIACNTATANALNEVMESVAGKVPVIDVINPVAEKVSYEIHNNVGVIATKATVNSGLYKKSIRKHNKFIKVDELATPLLVPAIEEGFKNHPITHAIIYNYLSNSKLKNIETLILGCTHYPLLIDEIKQYYGNRVRVIDSPNIVASHLKIILDKYHLLNENNAHPVYQFYLSDITKNFEKISKKFFGKTIDLELKVL